The Hyla sarda isolate aHylSar1 chromosome 2, aHylSar1.hap1, whole genome shotgun sequence genome includes the window taCCACtgaaaagtgaaaactgaaattgccCTTGGAAAGGCTGTTTTTATTATTAGCCTACAGACAAGTCACAATAAATAAatgttcaggtacacaggctacATTTTATGCGCACatgtaaggcaaaaaaaaaaagccctaaatacaatgataaatctcccttattcTGTATGAACACTTCACTAcaatccctgtctcttcattttgGCACTTTTAGTTAGACGCCGCAAACAACTTTAATTgtgacatctaaagggttaatgccagacaacgGCCTGATCGGCAATGTTACGGGAATTAGCCACGGGTAAGCAAGTGGGTATGAGCATGCCCAGATCCTGAGTGTGCTTCATACCCCTGCTGCGCTCTATAAACACCACGCTCTGCGGCAGGGGGTTAAATTGCCTCATCCTCTGGGTGCTCTAGGCTGGTGTCTCTGGCCCTGGCTCTGCTTGCCTGCAGCAGGGATAAATGCTTGTAGAAATCTCTGTCGGTGCCCGGGACTGCATGTCCTGGGTGTCGGGGGATAGGATTTCCACAACCCAGCTCTTCATACCCTCTTTCTCTTGATTACACCCCCTCTTTTCATTACACCCCTTGTCTCTTCAGTACACTCCCCTCCCCGTGTCTCTTCAGTACACTCCCCTCCCCGTGTCTCTTCAGTACACTCCCCTCCCCGTCTCTTTTCAGTACACTCCCCTCCCCGTCTCTTCAGTACACTCCCCTCCCCGTGTCTCTTCAGTACACTCCCCTCCCCGTGTCTCTTCAGTACACTCCCCTCCCCGTGTCTCTTCAGTACACTCCCCTCCTCGTGTCTCTTCAATACACTCCCCTCCCCGTGTCTCTTCAATACACTCCCCTCCCCGTCTCTCTTCAGTACACTCCCCTCCCCGTCTCTTTTCAGTACACCCCTTGTCTCTTCAGTACACTCCCCTCCCCGTGTCTCTTCAGTACACTCCCCTCCCCGTGTCTCTTCAGTACACTCCCCTCCCCGTGTCTCTTCAGTACACTCCCCTCCCCGTCTCTTTTCAGTACACTCCCCTCCCCGTCTCTTTTCAGTACACTCCCCTCCCCGTCTCTTTTCAGTACACTCCCCTCCCCGTCTCTTTTCAGTACACTCCCCCCCGTCTCTTCAGTACACTCCCCCCCGTCTCTTCAGTACACTCCCCTCCCCGTCTCTTCAGTACACTCCCCTCCCCGTCTATGCCCACTCAATTTCCAGGCACTTAGAAGAAAATTTGGGACCACGCAGTCATTACATATCCTGCCATTGACAGAAGATgcagaatttttgtttttttttattaatttttgttaCAAAAATtattaggataaaaaaaaaaaaaacaccttaagtAATAAAGTTTTCTCAGGTTATGTGGTCAGTATAGCTAGCTCTGCAGGGCGGTGTCCAGCCAGTCCCAGATATGTAAGGAGCCGTCATTTGCAGCGGACACCAGCGTCCTCTCTTTCCATGGGTGCCAGGAGTGGACGGTGACCCTGGGGGCGCTTCCGTCCTCACACTCCCCCATCACAGCGTGGCCCCTGTGGGTAAAGAGCGCATCCACCTCCTTCACTGCTGCGTCCCAGGGTCTTGTATCGTAGATCTGGACTGTACCATCAAagcctgtatggggggggggggggggaggacaagcATACTCTCAGTTCTATTCCACCTCTTCTAACAATCTAGAACATCTGATAATACTGGAGGAATACCTGAGGCGGAGATGCATCCTTCCAGTTTGGGGGCCCAGCAGACGCACATCACATCCCCAGTGGGGGCACTGGGTGACTTAATCTTGGCACATTTCAGGGGGGCTGCTATGTCCCGAGTATCAGTGATAGTGATATGACCCTCAGAGGACAGGATGGCGATCTCTGCACAGGCATCTTGGTTCTCAGACTTTACAGCTGTGCACCACCGTCCTCCATGGGGCACGCTTAGGGCCACGCTCCCCTCACTGGTGATTCCCGGGCGCCGGACGTCAGCGATGATCTGCCGGCCGCTCAGGCAGCACAGATGAATAGTATTAGgatccagaaaagagagcgaCCCGATCGCCTCATCGCTAGACACAGCTGGGGGTGGAAAGAGGTGTGAAGGGTCACTAGTCACAGtcaaagctgcattcacaattcaaaAAGACACACCCCTGCTTAGGTGATAAACTATAAAGACACACCCCTGCTTAGGTGATAAACTATAAAAACACACCCCTGCTTAGGTACCATATAAAGACACACCCCTGCTTAGGTGATAAACTATAAAGACACACCCCTGCTTAGGTGATAAACTATGAAGACATTATGAAAACCAAACCCCAGTCACCTAGGTGACGGGGTatgaacttgtaaaaaaaaaaaaaatcctcccttaaaaggggtacttcgctgctcagtgtttggaacaaattgttccgaacgctggagtcgggagctcgtgatgtcatagct containing:
- the WDR73 gene encoding WD repeat-containing protein 73 isoform X1, translating into MGSEECEDWLLDSIKLYKDLHDFELQEATRVIQWTGDKSICIAGYTRPQNNEILQLLFPQKLHETENQGLCPERDLRVEHGGFSQHPIYSLQHIPHTSLLVTSAPSSAHVQIWQIGAEDKDVIQPTTSIQSDPSKETWTKIAILGGTAPRVVHGSQVNAVHITEIESAKRVYTLAVSSDEAIGSLSFLDPNTIHLCCLSGRQIIADVRRPGITSEGSVALSVPHGGRWCTAVKSENQDACAEIAILSSEGHITITDTRDIAAPLKCAKIKSPSAPTGDVMCVCWAPKLEGCISASGFDGTVQIYDTRPWDAAVKEVDALFTHRGHAVMGECEDGSAPRVTVHSWHPWKERTLVSAANDGSLHIWDWLDTALQS
- the WDR73 gene encoding WD repeat-containing protein 73 isoform X2, producing MTLSYRRRRGSYNGRVIRVGICIAGYTRPQNNEILQLLFPQKLHETENQGLCPERDLRVEHGGFSQHPIYSLQHIPHTSLLVTSAPSSAHVQIWQIGAEDKDVIQPTTSIQSDPSKETWTKIAILGGTAPRVVHGSQVNAVHITEIESAKRVYTLAVSSDEAIGSLSFLDPNTIHLCCLSGRQIIADVRRPGITSEGSVALSVPHGGRWCTAVKSENQDACAEIAILSSEGHITITDTRDIAAPLKCAKIKSPSAPTGDVMCVCWAPKLEGCISASGFDGTVQIYDTRPWDAAVKEVDALFTHRGHAVMGECEDGSAPRVTVHSWHPWKERTLVSAANDGSLHIWDWLDTALQS